The Achromobacter deleyi genome has a window encoding:
- the ypfH gene encoding esterase yields MASSSSIEFLPDPGVDVRQLFILLHGVGGSPDSLQPLAQAVRAAFPTAAVLIPAGFEPYDGGGAGRQWFSVRGVTEENRPERVAQAMPPLEAYVREAQARFGLLQSDTALAGFSQGAIMALELVQAHDGMAGRVIAFSGRYAQLPKTAPQYTTIHLLHGADDPVMSVAHIQAAQTRLDELHGDSTIDIATHVGHELHPALIQRAIVRLQTCVPLRSWEAALGLNQAPPDGTTVH; encoded by the coding sequence ATGGCGTCTTCCAGTTCTATCGAATTTCTTCCCGATCCGGGCGTCGACGTGCGCCAGCTCTTCATCCTGCTGCATGGCGTGGGCGGTTCGCCCGACAGCCTGCAGCCCTTGGCCCAGGCCGTGCGCGCCGCGTTTCCGACGGCGGCGGTGCTGATTCCCGCAGGCTTCGAACCCTACGATGGCGGCGGCGCGGGCCGGCAATGGTTTTCAGTGCGCGGCGTGACCGAGGAAAACCGCCCCGAACGCGTGGCCCAGGCCATGCCGCCCCTGGAGGCCTATGTGCGCGAGGCGCAGGCCCGCTTCGGGCTGCTGCAATCGGACACCGCGCTGGCGGGCTTTTCGCAGGGCGCCATCATGGCGCTGGAACTGGTGCAGGCCCACGACGGCATGGCCGGGCGCGTCATCGCGTTTTCGGGCCGCTATGCGCAACTGCCCAAGACCGCTCCGCAATACACCACCATCCACCTGCTGCACGGCGCCGACGACCCCGTCATGAGCGTGGCCCACATCCAGGCCGCGCAGACGCGCCTGGATGAACTGCATGGGGATTCCACCATCGACATCGCCACCCATGTCGGCCACGAACTGCATCCGGCCCTGATCCAGCGCGCGATCGTGCGCCTGCAGACCTGCGTGCCGCTGCGCAGCTGGGAAGCGGCGCTGGGCCTGAACCAGGCCCCGCCGGACGGCACGACGGTGCATTGA
- a CDS encoding efflux RND transporter periplasmic adaptor subunit, whose product MKLPNALRPAAIGKFAVTAVVVAAAAYAGWQLWDHYEVEPWTRDGRVKAYVVQVAPDVSGLVTSVPVHDNQDVKAGDLLFEIDRARFQLAFDQAQAAMRSQQVAHDQALRDAKRNRSLGQLVAAEAVEQSQTKVQQTDAALAQAEVQLNTARLNLERSRVVAASDGRVTNLDLRAGSYATAGRGVMALVDAGSFYVEGYFEETKLPGIREGDPVTVTLMGESRHIRGHVESIAMGIADRDRSTGANLLPNVNPTFNWVRLAQRIPVRVKIDDVPEGVRLVAGQTATVSVDPGPAQAPAASRQAS is encoded by the coding sequence ATGAAACTCCCCAATGCCCTTCGCCCTGCTGCTATCGGCAAGTTCGCGGTGACGGCCGTCGTCGTCGCCGCCGCCGCTTACGCCGGCTGGCAGCTCTGGGACCACTACGAAGTCGAACCCTGGACGCGCGACGGGCGCGTCAAGGCCTATGTCGTGCAGGTTGCGCCGGACGTCTCCGGCCTGGTGACCAGCGTGCCCGTGCACGACAACCAGGACGTGAAGGCCGGCGACCTGCTGTTTGAGATCGACCGCGCGCGTTTCCAGCTTGCGTTCGACCAGGCCCAGGCCGCGATGCGTTCGCAACAGGTGGCGCACGACCAGGCGCTGCGCGACGCCAAGCGCAACCGCTCGCTGGGCCAGCTGGTGGCCGCCGAGGCCGTCGAGCAAAGCCAGACCAAGGTGCAGCAGACCGACGCGGCGCTCGCCCAGGCCGAGGTGCAACTGAACACCGCGCGCCTGAACCTGGAGCGCAGCCGCGTGGTTGCCGCCAGCGACGGCCGCGTCACCAACCTGGACCTGCGCGCGGGGTCCTACGCCACGGCTGGCCGCGGCGTGATGGCGCTGGTGGACGCCGGCTCCTTCTACGTGGAGGGCTACTTCGAGGAAACCAAGCTGCCCGGCATCCGCGAAGGCGACCCGGTCACCGTCACCCTGATGGGCGAATCGCGCCATATCCGCGGCCATGTGGAGAGCATCGCCATGGGCATCGCCGACCGCGACCGCAGCACCGGCGCCAACCTGCTGCCCAACGTGAACCCCACCTTCAACTGGGTCCGCCTGGCGCAGCGCATCCCGGTGCGCGTGAAGATCGACGACGTGCCCGAAGGCGTGCGCCTGGTGGCCGGCCAGACCGCGACCGTGTCGGTGGATCCCGGCCCCGCCCAGGCGCCGGCCGCCTCGCGCCAGGCTTCCTGA
- a CDS encoding error-prone DNA polymerase: protein MRMDDDAPGPLDPADALARLPGYAELQCQSNFSFLQGASHPEELAARAAELGYAALALTDECSLAGVVRAHTEAKAQKLPLLIGATFQLRAAPDAAPLGLTLLAQTREGYGNLSELITLARTRAPKGEYRLAPEDLTDPPDGYAHLRHLPECLAILTPAYGTDADRMADQARWLARVFPHRAWVGLTLLYQSRDDLHRAAVEHAANQSELPVVAVGQVQMHVRSRKPLHDTLTGIRTRRPVSQCGYELSGNAEQHLRSRMRLASLYPPEALAQTLVVARRCAFSLDELHYEYPDEIVPRGHTPATYLRQETLAGAARRFPAGVPDSVAAQIEKELELIADLRYEAYFLTVYDIVLFARNAGILCQGRGSAANSAVCYCLGVTAVDPVRGNNLFERFISKERNEPPDIDVDFEHQRREEVIQYIYRKYGRQRAALTAVVISYRPRSVLRDTGRALGVDPGVIDAVARAHQWWDGKKEMLRTLGACGLDPESQVARQWASLAQTMMGFPRHLSQHPGGFVISRGKLSRLVPIENAAMEDRSVVQWDKDDLDALKLLKVDVLALGMLSALRRTLELAGQRRGHALTLQDIPEGDAPTYDMICDADTVGVFQIESRAQMTMLPRLRPREYYDLVVQVAIVRPGPIQGGMVHPYLRRRQGKEKETYPSEKVRGVLCRTMGVPIFQEQVMQIAVVAAGFSPGEADQLRRSMAAWKRKGGVDKFRIKLVGGLLAHGYTLDFAEALFRQIEGFGEYGFPESHAASFALLAYSSSWLKRHEPEAFLAALLNSQPMGFYAPAQLVQDARRHGVCVLPADVTISGWDSALETLPDDHPGARRHAHVHAPGPEAPRPAVRLGLSLVQGVREDAARRIEDARAQAAFADTGDLARRAALNRHDLNSLAAGDALRTLAGHRRQASWEAAASVHSRDLLRDAEIVDAQAPQLSAPSESQNVAADYRSVGLTLHSHPVALLRPQLAARNFQPASVLNGYPNKRVARACGIVTVRQRPQTSKGVIFVTLEDETGPVNVVVRPELIERQRRELLGSSLLGVFGAWQSVDGVRHLIAQRLVDMSDLLGGLATQSRNFH, encoded by the coding sequence ATGCGCATGGACGACGACGCCCCCGGCCCGCTGGACCCGGCAGACGCCCTGGCCCGCTTGCCCGGCTACGCCGAACTGCAATGCCAGTCCAATTTTTCATTCCTGCAAGGTGCCTCGCACCCCGAGGAACTGGCCGCGCGCGCCGCCGAACTGGGCTACGCCGCCCTGGCCCTGACCGACGAATGCTCGCTGGCGGGCGTGGTGCGCGCCCACACGGAAGCCAAGGCCCAGAAGCTGCCGCTGCTCATCGGCGCCACCTTCCAGCTGCGCGCCGCGCCCGATGCCGCGCCGCTGGGCCTGACCCTGCTGGCGCAGACCCGCGAAGGCTACGGAAACCTGTCCGAACTGATCACCCTGGCGCGCACCCGCGCGCCCAAGGGCGAATACCGGCTGGCCCCCGAAGACCTCACCGACCCGCCCGACGGCTACGCGCATCTGCGCCACCTGCCCGAATGCCTGGCCATCCTGACCCCCGCCTACGGCACCGACGCCGACCGCATGGCCGACCAGGCGCGCTGGCTGGCGCGCGTCTTTCCCCACCGCGCCTGGGTGGGGCTGACCCTGCTGTACCAGTCGCGCGACGACCTGCACCGCGCCGCGGTCGAGCATGCGGCGAACCAGTCCGAACTGCCCGTGGTGGCGGTAGGCCAGGTCCAGATGCATGTCCGGTCGCGCAAGCCGCTGCACGACACGCTGACCGGCATCCGCACCCGCCGGCCGGTGTCGCAATGCGGCTACGAACTCTCCGGCAATGCCGAGCAGCACTTGCGCAGCCGCATGCGGCTGGCCAGCCTGTATCCGCCCGAGGCGCTGGCGCAGACGCTGGTGGTGGCGCGCCGCTGCGCGTTTTCGCTGGACGAACTGCATTACGAATATCCCGACGAGATCGTGCCGCGCGGCCACACCCCGGCCACCTATCTGCGCCAGGAAACCCTGGCCGGAGCCGCCCGGCGCTTTCCCGCCGGCGTTCCGGACAGCGTGGCCGCGCAGATCGAAAAGGAACTGGAGCTGATCGCCGACCTGCGCTACGAAGCCTATTTCCTGACCGTCTACGACATCGTGCTGTTCGCTCGCAACGCCGGCATCCTGTGCCAGGGCCGCGGCTCGGCCGCCAACTCCGCCGTGTGCTATTGCCTGGGCGTCACCGCGGTGGATCCGGTGCGCGGCAACAACCTGTTCGAACGCTTCATCAGCAAGGAGCGCAACGAGCCTCCCGATATCGACGTGGACTTCGAGCACCAGCGCCGCGAAGAAGTCATCCAGTACATCTACCGCAAGTACGGCCGGCAACGCGCCGCCCTGACCGCCGTGGTCATCTCGTACCGCCCGCGCAGCGTGCTGCGCGATACCGGCCGCGCGCTCGGCGTGGACCCGGGCGTCATCGACGCCGTGGCCCGCGCCCATCAATGGTGGGACGGCAAGAAGGAAATGCTGCGCACCCTGGGCGCCTGCGGCCTGGACCCGGAATCCCAGGTGGCGCGCCAGTGGGCGTCGCTGGCGCAGACCATGATGGGCTTTCCGCGCCACCTGTCGCAGCACCCGGGCGGTTTCGTGATCTCGCGCGGCAAGCTCTCGCGCCTGGTGCCCATCGAAAACGCCGCCATGGAAGACCGCAGCGTCGTGCAATGGGACAAGGACGACCTGGACGCCCTGAAATTGCTGAAGGTGGACGTGCTGGCGCTGGGCATGCTGTCGGCCTTGCGCCGCACGCTTGAACTGGCCGGTCAGCGCCGCGGCCACGCGCTGACGCTGCAGGACATCCCCGAGGGCGATGCCCCCACCTACGACATGATCTGCGACGCCGACACCGTGGGCGTGTTCCAGATCGAATCGCGCGCGCAGATGACGATGCTGCCGCGCCTGCGGCCGCGCGAGTACTACGACCTGGTGGTGCAGGTCGCCATCGTGCGGCCCGGCCCGATCCAGGGCGGCATGGTCCATCCCTACCTGCGCCGCCGCCAGGGCAAGGAAAAAGAAACCTATCCCAGCGAAAAGGTGCGTGGCGTGCTCTGCCGGACCATGGGCGTGCCCATCTTCCAGGAACAGGTCATGCAGATCGCCGTGGTGGCCGCGGGCTTCTCGCCCGGCGAAGCCGACCAGCTGCGCCGGTCCATGGCCGCCTGGAAGCGCAAGGGCGGCGTGGACAAGTTCCGCATCAAGCTGGTGGGCGGACTGCTGGCGCATGGCTATACCCTGGATTTTGCCGAAGCCCTGTTCCGCCAGATCGAGGGCTTTGGCGAATACGGCTTCCCGGAAAGCCATGCCGCCAGCTTCGCCCTGCTGGCATATTCCAGCTCCTGGCTGAAGCGCCATGAGCCGGAAGCCTTTCTGGCCGCCCTGCTCAATTCCCAGCCCATGGGTTTCTATGCGCCCGCGCAACTGGTGCAGGATGCCCGCCGCCACGGGGTCTGCGTGCTGCCCGCGGACGTGACCATCAGCGGCTGGGACTCCGCGCTGGAAACCCTGCCCGACGATCACCCCGGCGCCCGGCGCCACGCGCACGTCCACGCGCCAGGCCCAGAGGCCCCGCGTCCCGCCGTCCGGCTGGGCTTAAGCCTGGTCCAGGGAGTGCGCGAGGACGCCGCCCGGCGCATCGAGGACGCGCGCGCCCAGGCCGCCTTCGCCGACACCGGCGACCTGGCCCGGCGTGCCGCACTCAACCGCCATGACCTGAATTCCCTGGCCGCCGGCGATGCCCTGCGCACCCTGGCCGGCCACCGGCGCCAGGCCAGCTGGGAAGCCGCCGCCAGCGTGCACAGCCGCGACCTGCTGCGCGACGCCGAGATCGTGGACGCCCAGGCGCCACAGTTGTCCGCCCCCTCGGAAAGCCAGAACGTGGCCGCGGATTACCGCAGCGTGGGCCTGACCCTGCACAGCCATCCCGTGGCGCTGCTGCGTCCGCAACTGGCCGCCCGCAATTTCCAGCCCGCCTCGGTGCTGAACGGCTACCCCAACAAGCGCGTGGCGCGCGCCTGCGGCATCGTCACCGTGCGCCAGCGTCCGCAAACTTCCAAGGGCGTGATCTTCGTGACGCTCGAAGACGAGACCGGCCCCGTCAACGTGGTGGTGCGCCCCGAACTGATCGAACGCCAGCGCCGCGAACTCCTGGGCTCCAGCCTGCTGGGCGTGTTCGGGGCCTGGCAGAGCGTGGACGGCGTGCGCCATCTGATCGCGCAGCGGCTGGTGGACATGTCCGACCTGCTGGGCGGACTGGCCACGCAAAGCCGCAATTTCCATTGA
- the imuA gene encoding translesion DNA synthesis-associated protein ImuA, with amino-acid sequence MQSPERIHPALWRATQLAKGVARTLPTGHAALSAELPDGGWPLGSLIELLTPHPGIGEIRLLRPALAQLETRRPIALVQPPHVPHIASWMSWRLDPRQLLWVAPEKPVDALWATEQILKNGSCGALICWLPHVRPESLRRLHLAAQASDLLFIAVRPSRAAQNATPAALRLALAPAPGGLSVHILKRRGPVCDTPLYVGLEPGALTPSSPRHAPLDRRLPALPAAGRPTPALAA; translated from the coding sequence ATGCAGTCCCCCGAACGTATCCATCCCGCGCTGTGGCGCGCCACCCAGCTTGCCAAAGGCGTCGCCCGCACCCTGCCCACCGGGCATGCGGCGCTGTCGGCCGAGCTGCCCGACGGCGGCTGGCCGCTGGGTTCGCTGATCGAACTGCTGACCCCGCATCCCGGCATCGGGGAAATCCGCCTGCTGCGCCCGGCGCTGGCCCAACTGGAAACACGCCGCCCCATTGCCCTGGTGCAGCCTCCGCACGTTCCGCACATCGCCAGCTGGATGAGCTGGCGGCTGGATCCCCGGCAGCTGCTCTGGGTGGCGCCCGAAAAACCCGTCGACGCGCTCTGGGCCACCGAGCAGATCCTGAAGAACGGCAGCTGCGGCGCGCTGATCTGCTGGCTGCCCCATGTGCGTCCCGAATCCCTGCGCCGCCTGCATCTGGCGGCCCAGGCCAGCGACCTGCTGTTCATCGCCGTGCGCCCGTCGCGCGCCGCGCAGAACGCCACCCCCGCCGCCTTGCGGCTGGCGCTTGCGCCCGCGCCGGGCGGCTTGTCCGTACACATACTCAAGCGCCGGGGGCCTGTCTGCGACACGCCGCTGTACGTGGGCCTGGAGCCCGGCGCCCTTACGCCTTCTTCCCCCCGCCATGCGCCTCTGGATCGCCGCCTTCCTGCGCTGCCTGCCGCTGGACGCCCTACGCCCGCACTGGCCGCATGA
- a CDS encoding DUF1656 domain-containing protein, with protein sequence MIGEFNLYGIYFPWLLVLGVITLGVAWGVRRVLARAGLYRLVWHPALFDLALFVVLLYGVSLISPYFLQR encoded by the coding sequence ATGATCGGCGAATTCAATCTCTACGGTATCTATTTCCCCTGGCTGCTGGTGCTGGGCGTGATCACCCTGGGCGTGGCCTGGGGCGTGCGCCGCGTGCTTGCCCGCGCCGGGCTGTACCGCCTGGTGTGGCATCCCGCGCTGTTCGACCTGGCGCTGTTCGTGGTGCTGCTGTACGGCGTATCCCTCATTTCCCCTTATTTTCTCCAGAGATAG
- a CDS encoding efflux transporter outer membrane subunit, translating to MNTKHLLPLMLALALAGCASVGPDYQVPAEAASGRPSAQSSFVEAQAGAYRQEAVPGHWWRLYNDPVLDGLVEKALGANTDLRVASANLERAQAALRETQAQQQPTIGVNASPTFGHVSGLQELQPGFDPPNRWSYSTGASVSYQLDLFGQIRRAVEASSGDAQAAQAAYDATRVTVAAETARAYANMCAAGMQLASAQHSVGVQKESVDAVSRLQRAGRGTTLDVTRARSQLEQLQANLPPFQAQQRTALYRLAALTGQTPGEISTALLQCATAPKLTETIPVGDGAQLLRRRPDIRQAERTLAASTARIGVATADLYPKITLGLSAASGGPAAMFGDRGTFSWSVGPLISWTVPNTGAAQARIAEAEANTKAAAARFDATVLNALRETESALVVYARQLDRDTALRAARDQSAEAASQARQLFQYGKTDYLTVLDADRTLATNESALAASQAELSGDQIALFLALGGGWEK from the coding sequence ATGAACACCAAACACCTCCTTCCGCTGATGCTGGCCCTCGCGCTGGCCGGATGCGCCTCCGTGGGCCCTGACTACCAGGTGCCCGCCGAGGCGGCATCCGGACGGCCGAGCGCGCAATCATCCTTCGTGGAAGCGCAGGCCGGGGCGTATCGGCAGGAAGCGGTGCCGGGGCACTGGTGGCGTCTGTACAACGATCCCGTGCTCGACGGCCTGGTGGAGAAGGCCCTGGGCGCCAACACCGACCTGCGCGTCGCCAGCGCCAACCTGGAACGCGCGCAAGCCGCCTTGCGGGAAACCCAGGCGCAGCAGCAGCCCACGATCGGCGTCAATGCCTCGCCCACCTTCGGCCACGTGTCCGGCTTGCAGGAGTTGCAGCCGGGCTTCGATCCCCCCAACCGCTGGTCCTATTCCACGGGCGCCAGCGTGTCGTACCAGCTTGACCTGTTCGGCCAGATCCGCCGCGCCGTCGAAGCTTCCAGCGGCGACGCGCAGGCCGCCCAGGCCGCCTACGACGCCACCCGGGTCACCGTGGCGGCCGAGACCGCCCGCGCCTACGCCAATATGTGCGCGGCCGGCATGCAGCTTGCCTCGGCCCAGCATTCGGTGGGGGTGCAAAAGGAATCGGTGGACGCCGTCAGCCGCCTGCAGCGCGCCGGCCGCGGCACCACCCTGGACGTGACCCGCGCGCGCAGCCAGCTGGAACAATTGCAGGCCAACCTGCCGCCGTTCCAGGCCCAGCAGCGCACCGCGCTGTACCGCCTGGCCGCGCTGACCGGCCAGACGCCCGGCGAAATCTCGACCGCGCTGCTGCAATGCGCCACCGCGCCCAAGCTGACCGAAACCATTCCGGTGGGCGACGGCGCGCAGCTGCTGCGCCGCCGGCCCGACATCCGGCAGGCGGAACGCACCCTGGCCGCCTCCACCGCGCGCATAGGCGTGGCCACGGCCGATCTCTACCCCAAGATCACGCTGGGCCTGTCGGCCGCATCGGGCGGCCCGGCCGCCATGTTCGGCGACCGTGGCACGTTCAGCTGGAGCGTGGGGCCGCTCATCTCCTGGACCGTGCCCAATACGGGCGCCGCGCAGGCCCGCATCGCCGAAGCCGAGGCCAACACCAAGGCCGCCGCGGCCCGCTTCGACGCGACCGTGCTGAACGCCCTGCGGGAAACGGAAAGCGCGCTGGTCGTCTATGCCCGGCAGCTGGACCGCGACACCGCCCTGCGCGCCGCGCGCGACCAAAGCGCGGAGGCCGCCTCGCAGGCGCGCCAGCTGTTCCAGTATGGCAAGACCGACTACCTGACCGTGCTGGACGCCGACCGCACGCTGGCCACCAATGAAAGCGCGCTGGCGGCCTCGCAGGCCGAGCTCAGCGGCGACCAGATCGCCCTGTTCCTGGCGCTGGGCGGCGGCTGGGAAAAATAA
- a CDS encoding Y-family DNA polymerase, giving the protein MRLWIAAFLRCLPLDALRPHWPHEREAFAVLDQERVAALTPAARQAGVAPGMRRAGAAAIAPQVELLPRNALAEAEALQGAALALLQYTPEIALAGDDTVLLNVGASLMFFRGPRALSQRVAATLRALDLRVTLGMAPTATGAWLLARRPGRRAPRRTLTLPTLTRRLDALPLALLPQAQARRDWLDDIGCHTLAHLRALPRAGLQRRSTPELLQALDAAYGQAPELYRWIEPPHQFSRRIELMDYVEHTDAVLAVARRLAEQLGGWLTARQLAVRRVVLSMEHERGRHARPPTELELALAQPVWQAPQLLHLLREKLNHFTLEAPVIAVALLAPDTVEQPVASTTLFPEPGGTAADHARLLDLLVARLGRDQVRHAQPTADHRPEAANSWGDALAAPQRPEPLPTLLDRPFWLLETPLPLKLSGHRPQYGGQALRLTRGPERIESGWWDPALTVRDYFVAEDAASARYWIYRERDAEHARWFLHGLYA; this is encoded by the coding sequence ATGCGCCTCTGGATCGCCGCCTTCCTGCGCTGCCTGCCGCTGGACGCCCTACGCCCGCACTGGCCGCATGAGAGGGAGGCGTTCGCCGTTCTGGACCAGGAACGCGTCGCCGCCCTCACTCCCGCCGCCCGCCAGGCCGGCGTCGCGCCGGGCATGCGCCGCGCCGGCGCGGCGGCCATCGCCCCCCAGGTCGAACTGCTGCCCCGCAATGCCCTGGCCGAAGCCGAAGCCCTGCAAGGGGCGGCGCTGGCCTTGCTGCAATACACGCCCGAAATCGCCCTGGCGGGCGACGACACCGTTCTCCTGAACGTGGGCGCCAGCCTGATGTTCTTTCGCGGCCCGCGGGCATTGAGCCAGCGGGTGGCCGCCACGCTGCGCGCGCTGGACCTGCGCGTCACGCTGGGCATGGCGCCCACCGCGACCGGCGCCTGGCTGCTGGCGCGCCGCCCGGGCCGGCGCGCGCCCCGGCGCACCCTGACGCTCCCCACCCTGACGCGCCGGCTGGATGCCCTGCCCCTGGCGCTGCTGCCCCAGGCCCAGGCCCGGCGGGACTGGCTGGACGACATCGGCTGCCACACCCTGGCGCACCTGCGCGCCCTGCCGCGCGCGGGCCTGCAGCGGCGCAGCACGCCCGAACTGCTGCAAGCCCTGGACGCCGCCTATGGCCAGGCGCCCGAGCTCTACCGCTGGATCGAACCGCCCCATCAGTTCTCGCGGCGCATCGAACTGATGGACTATGTGGAGCACACCGACGCGGTGCTGGCCGTGGCGCGCCGGCTGGCCGAGCAGCTGGGCGGCTGGCTGACCGCCCGCCAACTGGCGGTGCGCCGCGTGGTGCTCAGCATGGAGCACGAGCGCGGCCGCCACGCCCGGCCGCCCACCGAACTGGAACTGGCCCTGGCCCAACCGGTCTGGCAGGCGCCGCAGCTCCTGCACCTGCTGCGCGAAAAGCTGAATCACTTCACGCTGGAAGCCCCGGTCATCGCCGTGGCGCTGCTGGCGCCCGACACGGTGGAGCAGCCTGTCGCCAGCACCACCCTGTTTCCCGAACCCGGCGGCACCGCCGCCGACCACGCCCGGCTGCTGGACCTGCTGGTGGCGCGGCTGGGCCGCGACCAGGTGCGCCACGCCCAGCCCACCGCCGACCACCGCCCCGAGGCCGCCAACTCCTGGGGCGACGCGCTGGCCGCGCCCCAGCGCCCCGAGCCGCTGCCCACCCTGCTCGACCGCCCGTTCTGGCTGCTGGAAACGCCGCTGCCCTTGAAGCTGTCGGGCCACCGGCCCCAGTACGGCGGCCAGGCCCTGAGGCTGACGCGCGGTCCCGAACGCATCGAAAGCGGCTGGTGGGATCCGGCCCTGACCGTGCGCGATTACTTCGTCGCCGAAGACGCGGCCAGCGCGCGCTACTGGATCTACCGCGAGCGCGATGCCGAGCACGCGCGCTGGTTCCTGCACGGGCTGTACGCCTGA
- a CDS encoding amino acid permease: MQTPTTDAGATTPAKQNQLHRVLKARHLTMIALGGAIGTGLFVASGAAIAQAGPGGALLVYLLIGVMVYFIMTSLGELATFMPVSGSFCTYASRYVDPGFGFALGWNFWISWATVVAVDVVAAQLVMAYWMPDTPGWIWSVAFLALTFGLNAFSARSFGEAEYWFAIIKVVAVLCFIGVGLAMLAGIIHGSDPVGLANWTVGDAPFVGNVATWVGVAMVVAYSFQGTELVGVAAGESENPRRNVPRAINNVFWRILLFYVLAILIIGLLLPYTDPQLLRNEVEDIAVSPFTLVFQHAGLLSAATVMNAVILTSVLSAGNSGMYAATRMLFNMAAEGQAPALFKRLTANGVPLYALLATTLLACLCLFSVVYSPKAVYIWLLNFAGMTEFIVWLSIAVSHYRFRQGYVKHGFDTADLPYKAGLFPFGPLFAFVLCLLVTLGQNYQAFLEDRIDWIGVISTYLAIPLFLGLWIGHRLLRGSRWIRYQDMRFYGLEADSGGDASPGIPDQARPAPG, translated from the coding sequence ATGCAAACACCGACAACCGACGCGGGCGCCACGACGCCCGCCAAGCAGAACCAGCTCCACCGCGTGCTCAAGGCGCGCCACCTCACGATGATAGCGCTGGGCGGGGCCATCGGCACCGGCCTGTTCGTCGCCTCCGGCGCGGCCATCGCGCAAGCCGGTCCCGGCGGCGCCCTGTTGGTCTACCTGCTGATCGGCGTGATGGTCTACTTCATCATGACCAGCCTGGGCGAACTGGCGACCTTCATGCCGGTGTCGGGCTCCTTCTGCACCTACGCGTCGCGCTACGTGGACCCGGGCTTCGGCTTTGCGCTGGGCTGGAATTTCTGGATCAGCTGGGCCACGGTGGTGGCCGTCGACGTCGTGGCGGCGCAGCTGGTCATGGCGTACTGGATGCCGGACACGCCGGGATGGATCTGGAGCGTCGCGTTCCTGGCCCTGACCTTCGGGCTGAATGCGTTTTCGGCGCGCAGCTTCGGCGAGGCGGAATACTGGTTCGCCATCATCAAGGTCGTCGCCGTGCTGTGCTTCATCGGGGTGGGGCTGGCGATGCTGGCGGGCATCATCCATGGCAGCGATCCGGTCGGCCTGGCGAACTGGACGGTGGGCGACGCGCCCTTCGTGGGCAATGTGGCGACCTGGGTGGGCGTGGCGATGGTGGTGGCCTATTCCTTCCAGGGCACCGAGCTGGTGGGCGTGGCGGCCGGCGAATCCGAGAATCCGCGGCGCAACGTGCCGCGCGCCATCAACAACGTGTTCTGGCGCATTCTGCTGTTCTATGTGCTGGCCATCCTGATCATCGGCCTGCTGCTGCCCTATACCGACCCGCAGCTGCTGCGCAACGAAGTCGAGGACATCGCCGTCAGTCCGTTCACGCTGGTGTTCCAGCACGCGGGGCTGCTGTCGGCGGCCACGGTAATGAACGCGGTGATCCTGACCTCGGTGCTGTCGGCGGGCAATTCGGGCATGTACGCCGCCACGCGGATGCTGTTCAACATGGCGGCCGAGGGCCAGGCCCCCGCCCTGTTCAAGCGCCTGACCGCCAACGGCGTGCCGCTGTATGCGCTGCTGGCGACCACGCTGCTGGCCTGCCTGTGCCTGTTCAGCGTGGTGTACAGCCCGAAGGCGGTGTATATCTGGCTGCTCAACTTCGCGGGCATGACAGAGTTCATCGTCTGGCTGAGCATCGCGGTGAGCCACTACCGCTTCCGCCAGGGCTATGTGAAGCACGGCTTCGACACCGCCGACCTGCCCTACAAGGCCGGCCTGTTCCCGTTTGGCCCGCTGTTCGCCTTCGTGCTGTGCCTGCTGGTCACGCTGGGCCAGAACTACCAGGCATTCCTGGAAGACCGCATCGACTGGATCGGGGTGATCTCGACCTATCTGGCCATTCCGCTGTTCCTGGGCTTGTGGATCGGCCACCGGCTGCTGCGCGGGTCGCGCTGGATCCGGTACCAGGACATGCGTTTCTACGGCCTGGAGGCGGACAGCGGCGGCGATGCGTCCCCGGGTATTCCGGACCAGGCCCGGCCCGCGCCCGGCTGA